The Candidatus Glassbacteria bacterium genome includes a window with the following:
- a CDS encoding NAD(P)-binding protein yields the protein MNDGEAWDVVILGAGLAGLTAGNLLSGPGADVLVIERERAVGGLSRTMEHNGFRFDLGGHRFITDNQRVDDLVKDILDGDFLEVDRSSKVLLNGKYFDYPWRLLNAFRGLGVRGTSAILFDYSAERLRRLFRKTEIRSFEDVMVHRFGRAMFDIFIKEYSEKVWGIECGLIAKELAEWRIQGLSLWVAARDALYGPGGGNVRTLARKFLFPPLGIGMIAEGLRREIERNNPVLTDTTVVRVDHSTGKIDSVTVRKGNETRLHRAAEFVSSIPLNTLVRLLDPKPPAEILEAAAGLRFRDLLMVTVMIDRPRVTDLTWIYVPGRQIPFGRIHEPTNWSAKMAPEGKTLLVTEHFCFRGDGLWRTADDALVETTVASLEGLGFILRHEVIDSLVLRIPNAYPVFEVSHHENRRKIRDYLETFGNLRVIGRGGTFRYFNMDHAIESGISAAEEIIAGNPELRSHGCDESALAEARP from the coding sequence ATGAATGACGGCGAAGCCTGGGACGTGGTGATCTTGGGCGCGGGCCTCGCCGGCCTCACGGCGGGCAATCTGTTGTCCGGGCCGGGCGCGGACGTACTCGTCATCGAGAGGGAAAGGGCGGTCGGCGGCCTTTCCAGGACCATGGAGCACAACGGATTCAGGTTCGACCTTGGAGGGCACCGGTTCATTACCGACAACCAGAGGGTCGATGATTTGGTCAAGGATATCCTCGACGGTGATTTTCTGGAAGTGGACCGCTCGAGCAAGGTCCTCCTGAACGGAAAGTATTTCGACTACCCGTGGAGACTGTTGAACGCGTTCCGGGGCCTGGGCGTCCGCGGAACGTCGGCGATTCTTTTCGATTATTCCGCCGAACGGCTTCGCCGTCTTTTCCGCAAAACCGAGATAAGATCGTTCGAGGACGTGATGGTGCACCGTTTCGGCCGCGCCATGTTCGACATTTTCATCAAGGAATACAGCGAAAAGGTCTGGGGCATCGAGTGCGGCCTTATCGCCAAGGAATTGGCCGAGTGGCGCATCCAGGGCCTTTCCTTGTGGGTCGCCGCCAGGGACGCGTTGTACGGTCCCGGCGGCGGAAACGTGCGCACTCTTGCCCGCAAGTTCCTCTTTCCTCCGTTGGGGATCGGGATGATCGCCGAGGGACTGCGGCGGGAAATCGAAAGAAACAACCCTGTTCTGACCGACACAACGGTCGTGCGGGTCGATCATTCCACCGGCAAGATCGATAGCGTGACGGTGCGAAAGGGGAACGAAACCCGTCTCCACCGGGCCGCGGAATTCGTCTCCAGCATCCCCCTCAACACCCTGGTGCGCCTGCTCGATCCGAAACCGCCGGCAGAGATCCTCGAGGCGGCGGCCGGGCTTCGATTCCGGGACCTTTTGATGGTCACGGTCATGATCGACCGTCCGAGGGTTACCGACCTGACCTGGATATACGTGCCCGGGCGCCAGATACCGTTCGGGCGAATACACGAACCGACCAACTGGAGCGCGAAAATGGCCCCGGAGGGAAAGACCCTCCTGGTCACCGAGCATTTCTGCTTCCGCGGCGACGGTCTCTGGAGGACGGCTGATGATGCCCTGGTCGAAACCACCGTCGCCAGCCTGGAAGGCCTGGGGTTCATCCTCAGGCACGAGGTGATCGACAGCCTGGTCCTGAGGATTCCCAACGCCTATCCTGTCTTTGAAGTCAGCCACCACGAGAACCGCCGGAAAATCCGCGATTACCTGGAGACATTCGGGAACTTGCGGGTGATCGGACGGGGCGGGACGTTCAGGTATTTCAACATGGATCACGCCATCGAATCGGGAATCTCCGCGGCCGAAGAGATCATCGCCGGAAATCCGGAATTGCGCTCCCACGGCTGCGACGAATCGGCCCTGGCGGAGGCGCGCCCATGA
- a CDS encoding sulfurtransferase TusA family protein — translation MKFKKKADGVYLLDVKGYVCPHPQIYTKKALEKVNPGDVIEVAFDNPSSGESIATMCDNKGDEIIEKSQEGGQFIWNIRKA, via the coding sequence ATGAAGTTCAAAAAGAAAGCCGATGGCGTCTATCTGCTCGACGTGAAGGGCTATGTTTGTCCGCATCCGCAGATTTACACCAAGAAGGCGCTTGAAAAGGTGAACCCCGGAGACGTTATCGAAGTCGCCTTCGACAACCCCTCGTCGGGGGAATCGATCGCCACCATGTGCGATAACAAGGGCGATGAAATAATCGAAAAGAGCCAGGAGGGCGGCCAGTTCATATGGAACATACGCAAGGCCTAG
- a CDS encoding YeeE/YedE family protein produces MVAVTTNAVGHVEMMTDDMIKKRRWAFGITAFFAIVSVGTYSYNEYYAYLSVYLWFGFIYGMCLQYGRFCFSSAFRDLFAVGVPRMAVGIMIATVLFALVSAFVTATGLSTFHPAPTSFHSVVAGFIFGVGMVFAGGCASGSLYKTGEGNGSALIVVVSISVAQALFVNMGGWTNELVPQAWHDSAVAKGLPPSINAGDGWVDQYLAGYVWDQPVTTFAQMSGWLNESFMGAFVGNLLIGVIIPAALLLIVVYYGWSRKGYLRKKMKEGKTATTFADDVAGYWAMITANKRTAMAGLILGVAAGMHMFVIQGLRVKFGVKNAGTLLERMGFDFGISVNGTVFDPGYWYVTTQEAQWVGWAFQKLGTENMDNIYFGLVNGIPNPAVNPADWMSLALIGGAAVMALLHNEFKFKKTTLELATWAIIGGTLMGIGSRLGLGCNVGAFFVRVSQGDPSGWLFGIGMFAGAFVGVKVFNWWTERKMAKEFNSCDF; encoded by the coding sequence ATGGTGGCAGTAACAACAAATGCCGTTGGTCACGTTGAAATGATGACTGACGACATGATCAAGAAACGCCGCTGGGCGTTCGGGATAACGGCTTTCTTCGCCATTGTCAGCGTAGGGACCTACTCCTACAACGAGTATTACGCTTACTTATCCGTCTACCTCTGGTTCGGGTTCATTTACGGAATGTGCCTCCAGTACGGGCGCTTCTGTTTTTCCTCGGCGTTTCGGGACCTCTTCGCGGTCGGCGTGCCCAGGATGGCCGTCGGCATCATGATCGCCACCGTGCTGTTCGCCCTGGTCAGCGCCTTCGTGACGGCGACCGGCCTGAGCACCTTCCACCCCGCCCCGACCAGTTTCCATTCGGTGGTCGCCGGATTCATCTTCGGCGTGGGGATGGTTTTCGCCGGCGGCTGCGCCTCGGGGTCCCTCTATAAGACCGGCGAAGGCAACGGCTCGGCGCTGATTGTGGTGGTGTCGATCAGCGTCGCCCAGGCGCTGTTCGTCAACATGGGCGGATGGACCAACGAGCTGGTGCCGCAGGCTTGGCACGATTCGGCGGTCGCCAAGGGGTTGCCGCCGTCCATCAACGCCGGTGACGGCTGGGTCGATCAGTACCTCGCCGGTTATGTCTGGGACCAGCCGGTGACGACCTTCGCGCAGATGTCGGGGTGGCTTAACGAGTCGTTCATGGGGGCGTTCGTCGGCAACCTGTTGATCGGCGTCATCATCCCGGCGGCGCTGCTGCTGATCGTGGTCTATTACGGCTGGTCGCGTAAGGGCTACCTGCGGAAAAAGATGAAGGAAGGGAAAACGGCGACCACCTTCGCCGACGACGTGGCCGGCTATTGGGCGATGATCACGGCCAACAAGAGAACCGCCATGGCCGGCCTTATTCTCGGCGTCGCGGCCGGGATGCACATGTTTGTCATCCAAGGCCTGCGGGTCAAGTTCGGCGTCAAGAACGCGGGAACGCTGCTCGAAAGAATGGGTTTCGACTTCGGTATATCGGTCAACGGAACCGTCTTCGATCCGGGATACTGGTATGTGACCACCCAGGAGGCGCAATGGGTCGGCTGGGCGTTCCAGAAGCTCGGCACGGAGAACATGGACAACATCTATTTCGGCTTGGTCAACGGCATCCCCAACCCCGCCGTCAACCCGGCCGACTGGATGTCGCTCGCCCTGATCGGCGGCGCCGCGGTGATGGCGCTTTTACACAACGAATTCAAGTTCAAGAAGACGACGCTGGAACTCGCCACCTGGGCCATTATCGGGGGCACGCTGATGGGCATCGGCTCGCGGCTTGGCCTCGGATGCAACGTCGGAGCCTTTTTCGTAAGGGTCTCGCAAGGCGATCCTTCGGGATGGCTGTTCGGAATAGGGATGTTCGCCGGCGCCTTTGTCGGAGTTAAGGTCTTCAACTGGTGGACCGAGAGGAAAATGGCGAAAGAATTCAACTCCTGTGATTTCTAG
- a CDS encoding glycosyltransferase family 39 protein encodes MRPSSTPFFRATRWFHGSRGRLIIAPHCNKPEEDKQGLPTVLISLLTLTTFVGLFVLRSLDDNRLTSWRWTFAGTDIVPIFLVLAAGIVVAYAVSRVSFPQRGRAAMLFVASFAAAALFWGEPEVIVDAARYFMQAKYLELYGVGYFLGEWGTGIAAWTDLPLVPFLQGLVLAVSGETRVAVQVFTTLLFSATVVLTYLTGRTLWDQTTGACAGALLLAMPYLLTQPPLMLVDVPTMFFLTLAVYTTIKGVRDGGAPFLAAAPVAITLAMLSKYSTWVMLSVVPVIFLAHLKYGRRTVLRRAAVISLSTLLLAGAALSMKFGVFADQLKLLWNYQVPGLARWGESHTSTFLFQVHPFVTVAAVFSIFVAVAKRDVKYAIIGWMLFLIMVLGVRRARYILITFPMLALMAAYGLREIADGKTRRFIVSCAVASSLVTALVGFLPFLKGTSAVNLMRAGEYLDSLDVEKVEVITLPRTRSIINPAVTVPILDLFTGKRIVYRGNQEPPPARNLIETSPLRFTWEFQTPPYFAPGLESPGDDTVLVVIASRDGQPPPPRIARRLAGYHLSKEFAVADRVFRFKTIVGIYLPP; translated from the coding sequence ATGAGGCCGTCATCGACGCCATTTTTTCGAGCGACAAGGTGGTTTCATGGTAGCAGGGGCCGTTTGATAATCGCGCCGCACTGTAATAAGCCGGAAGAGGACAAACAGGGCCTCCCGACCGTCCTGATTTCCCTTCTGACGCTGACCACGTTCGTTGGCCTTTTCGTCCTCCGTTCCCTCGACGACAACCGCTTGACCAGTTGGCGGTGGACATTCGCCGGGACCGATATCGTTCCCATATTCCTTGTCTTGGCCGCCGGCATCGTTGTCGCCTACGCGGTTTCCAGGGTTTCCTTTCCCCAACGCGGGCGAGCGGCGATGCTGTTCGTTGCGTCGTTCGCCGCCGCCGCGCTCTTTTGGGGGGAACCCGAGGTCATCGTCGATGCCGCCAGGTACTTCATGCAGGCCAAGTATCTGGAACTGTACGGCGTCGGGTATTTCCTCGGGGAATGGGGCACGGGCATCGCGGCGTGGACCGACCTTCCCCTGGTCCCCTTCCTTCAAGGGCTGGTCCTCGCCGTGTCCGGCGAGACGCGGGTTGCGGTGCAGGTGTTCACCACCCTTCTCTTTTCCGCGACCGTGGTCCTTACCTACCTGACCGGCAGGACCTTGTGGGACCAGACTACCGGCGCCTGCGCCGGCGCGCTTCTCCTCGCCATGCCCTATCTTCTCACCCAGCCTCCGCTGATGCTGGTCGACGTCCCGACCATGTTCTTTCTGACCCTGGCCGTGTACACGACGATCAAGGGCGTCAGGGACGGCGGCGCGCCTTTCCTGGCGGCGGCGCCGGTGGCGATAACCCTCGCCATGCTGTCCAAGTATTCCACCTGGGTGATGCTGAGCGTCGTTCCCGTCATTTTCCTGGCCCACCTGAAATACGGACGGAGAACGGTTTTGCGCCGCGCCGCGGTTATCTCGCTGAGTACGCTGTTGCTCGCGGGCGCCGCCCTGTCGATGAAATTCGGCGTCTTCGCCGATCAACTGAAATTATTGTGGAACTACCAGGTTCCCGGGCTGGCGCGGTGGGGGGAGAGCCATACGTCCACGTTTCTCTTTCAGGTCCATCCCTTCGTCACCGTAGCGGCGGTTTTCTCCATTTTCGTCGCCGTCGCAAAAAGGGATGTCAAGTACGCGATCATCGGCTGGATGCTGTTTCTTATCATGGTTCTGGGCGTGAGGCGGGCCAGGTATATCCTCATCACCTTTCCAATGCTGGCCCTGATGGCGGCCTACGGGCTGAGGGAGATCGCCGACGGCAAAACACGGAGGTTCATCGTTTCCTGCGCCGTCGCCTCGTCGCTGGTGACGGCCCTTGTCGGGTTCCTGCCGTTCCTCAAGGGAACCAGCGCCGTCAACCTGATGCGGGCGGGCGAATACCTCGATTCCCTGGACGTGGAAAAGGTGGAAGTCATCACCCTGCCCCGGACGCGGTCGATCATCAATCCGGCCGTTACGGTTCCCATTCTCGATCTGTTTACCGGGAAACGAATCGTCTATCGGGGCAACCAGGAACCGCCACCCGCCCGCAACCTGATCGAGACCTCGCCGTTGAGGTTCACTTGGGAATTCCAGACCCCTCCCTATTTCGCGCCCGGCCTCGAGAGTCCGGGTGACGATACGGTGCTGGTGGTGATCGCCAGCCGCGACGGCCAGCCGCCGCCGCCCCGGATCGCCCGAAGACTCGCCGGCTACCACCTGTCCAAGGAGTTCGCCGTGGCCGACAGGGTCTTCAGGTTCAAGACCATCGTCGGGATTTACCTTCCCCCGTAG
- a CDS encoding DsrE family protein produces the protein MKLGILVNTDKHLGHILGLVAAATAKDHEVMIFAMDQGARLLENVSFVELAGREGVFVSVCDHSARAHGVVTEGISDAIVFAGQFENAMMVNKADKLIVL, from the coding sequence ATGAAGCTGGGGATATTGGTGAACACGGACAAGCACCTCGGGCACATCCTGGGACTCGTCGCCGCTGCCACGGCAAAGGATCACGAGGTCATGATTTTCGCCATGGATCAAGGCGCCCGGCTGCTCGAAAACGTCTCCTTCGTTGAATTGGCCGGGCGGGAAGGTGTTTTCGTCAGCGTCTGCGACCACAGCGCCAGAGCGCACGGGGTCGTCACCGAAGGAATTTCCGATGCGATTGTCTTCGCCGGACAGTTCGAAAACGCCATGATGGTCAACAAGGCCGACAAATTGATCGTCCTCTAA
- a CDS encoding site-specific integrase has product MQAVISNTFLKAIKPADRPYEVRDTQLKGLILRVQPSGVMAYYVEYGRGRRINLGRADAVTPAQARASAKAVLAEAYKGGDPRTSRCKIKAHTLATFIAEVYTPWAEANIRTHRKTVARLQGNFPDLQDRKLADITPWQVEKWRTARLKSGIKKTTVNRDLDDLKSSLAKAVEWGLLTTHPIGSVKRVRVDTNPTSRFLADDEHARLMAALKEREEHLRQDRDSANEWRRDRGYPLLPNLRAVSFADHLRPMIICSLNTGLRRGELFGLTWQVVHLAEAYITVRGATAKSLRTRHVPLNGEAQHCLMNWKEQAIDADGLVFPGKDGKRFDNVNSSWRRILKSAGIRNFRWHDLRHDFASKLVMAGVDLNTVRELLGHADLQMTLRYAHLAPEHKAAAVARLVRV; this is encoded by the coding sequence GTGCAAGCGGTAATCAGCAACACCTTCCTCAAGGCTATCAAGCCGGCGGACAGGCCCTACGAGGTACGCGATACCCAACTCAAGGGCCTGATCCTGAGGGTCCAACCCAGTGGCGTCATGGCCTATTACGTCGAGTATGGCCGTGGACGGCGGATCAATCTCGGACGGGCCGATGCAGTCACCCCGGCCCAGGCCCGGGCCAGTGCCAAGGCCGTTCTCGCGGAAGCCTACAAGGGCGGAGACCCGAGGACCAGCCGGTGCAAGATCAAGGCCCATACTCTCGCCACCTTCATCGCCGAGGTCTACACCCCCTGGGCCGAGGCCAACATCCGCACCCATCGGAAGACGGTTGCCAGGTTGCAGGGCAACTTCCCCGACCTCCAGGACCGGAAGCTGGCCGACATCACCCCATGGCAGGTCGAGAAATGGCGGACGGCCCGGCTGAAATCGGGGATCAAGAAGACCACCGTCAACCGTGACCTCGACGACCTCAAGTCCTCCCTGGCCAAGGCGGTCGAATGGGGACTGCTCACGACCCACCCCATAGGAAGCGTCAAGCGGGTCCGGGTGGACACCAACCCGACGTCACGGTTTCTCGCCGACGACGAACATGCCCGCCTGATGGCGGCCCTCAAGGAACGTGAGGAACACCTCCGCCAGGACCGGGACAGCGCCAACGAATGGCGCCGGGATCGCGGCTATCCGCTATTGCCCAACCTACGCGCGGTTTCCTTCGCCGACCACCTGCGGCCCATGATCATCTGCAGCCTGAACACCGGATTGCGCCGTGGCGAACTGTTCGGTCTCACTTGGCAAGTCGTACACCTCGCCGAGGCCTACATCACGGTGCGTGGTGCCACCGCCAAGAGTCTCCGAACCCGTCATGTGCCCTTGAATGGTGAAGCCCAACATTGCCTGATGAACTGGAAGGAGCAAGCCATAGATGCCGACGGTCTGGTATTTCCGGGCAAGGACGGCAAGCGGTTCGACAACGTCAACAGCTCCTGGCGGCGGATCCTGAAAAGTGCCGGCATTCGGAACTTCCGCTGGCATGATCTCCGCCACGACTTCGCCTCGAAGCTGGTCATGGCCGGCGTCGACCTGAACACGGTGCGCGAACTCCTCGGCCACGCCGACCTGCAGATGACCCTGCGCTACGCCCACCTGGCGCCAGAGCATAAGGCGGCGGCGGTGGCACGGCTCGTTAGGGTGTAA
- a CDS encoding helix-turn-helix domain-containing protein, with protein MKSSIVPQTLSDRETAFYIGMSSSWLRQSRVTGNPDAPPFIKIGRSVRYLREDLEAWLRSKRRTSTVHAANPDTQNSH; from the coding sequence ATGAAGAGCAGCATAGTTCCCCAAACTCTTTCTGATCGTGAAACGGCGTTCTATATCGGGATGTCATCTTCCTGGCTGCGTCAGTCCCGCGTGACGGGGAACCCGGATGCCCCGCCCTTTATCAAGATTGGCAGGTCGGTGCGATATCTCCGCGAGGATCTTGAAGCCTGGTTGAGGTCGAAGCGCCGGACTTCAACAGTGCATGCCGCAAATCCCGATACGCAGAATTCCCATTAA